From the Caballeronia sp. NK8 genome, one window contains:
- the otsA gene encoding alpha,alpha-trehalose-phosphate synthase (UDP-forming), with product MSRLIIVSNRVAPISEGGPAAGGLAVGVYDALKETGGMWFGWSGDVLTSTPDGIKLEEHGPVTFATIGLVRRDYDQYYRGFSNATLWPAFHYRPDLIEFDRHEYDGYCRVNRWLAEQLAPLLKPDDVIWVHDYHLIPFAQALRRLGVKNRIGFFLHIPFPAAQILLSVPRHRELVEALCAFDLLGFQTEPDLRAFCDYIETEADGVLLRDATRPVEVRAFGQTLRAAAYPIGVYPDEIAALAKDGESGRDVEIVKSTLHHRKLVMSVDRLDYSKGLVERFRAFERLIEHDSHQRNNVSFLQIAPPTRSDVDAYRDIRLQLEAESGRINGRYAELDWTPIRYIHRQYERPVLAALFREAHVGLVTPLRDGMNLVAKEYVSAQDPDDPGVLVLSQFAGAARELTAALIVNPLDIDGMADALATALKMPLAERRARYDEMMQQLRDNNVSVWRDNFLRDLKAR from the coding sequence GTGAGCCGGCTGATCATCGTATCGAACCGCGTGGCGCCGATTTCCGAAGGCGGACCCGCGGCGGGCGGCCTTGCCGTCGGCGTCTATGACGCGTTGAAGGAAACCGGCGGCATGTGGTTCGGCTGGAGCGGCGACGTGCTCACGTCCACGCCCGACGGCATCAAGCTGGAAGAGCACGGGCCGGTGACCTTCGCGACCATCGGGCTCGTGCGGCGCGATTACGACCAGTACTATCGCGGCTTTTCCAACGCGACGCTGTGGCCCGCGTTTCACTATCGCCCGGACCTGATCGAGTTCGACCGGCACGAATACGACGGCTATTGCCGCGTGAACCGCTGGCTCGCCGAGCAGCTCGCGCCGCTGCTCAAGCCCGACGACGTGATCTGGGTGCACGACTATCACCTGATTCCGTTCGCGCAGGCACTGCGACGACTGGGCGTGAAGAACCGGATCGGCTTCTTTCTGCACATTCCGTTTCCTGCGGCGCAGATTCTGTTGAGCGTGCCGCGACATCGCGAACTGGTGGAGGCGCTGTGCGCGTTCGATCTGCTCGGCTTTCAGACCGAACCGGATCTGCGCGCGTTTTGCGACTACATCGAAACGGAAGCGGACGGCGTCTTGCTGCGCGACGCCACGCGACCGGTCGAGGTGCGCGCATTCGGCCAGACGCTGCGCGCGGCGGCGTATCCGATCGGCGTCTATCCCGACGAGATCGCCGCGCTCGCGAAGGACGGCGAAAGCGGGCGCGACGTCGAGATCGTCAAGTCGACGCTGCATCATCGCAAGCTCGTGATGAGCGTCGATCGGCTGGACTATTCGAAGGGTCTGGTCGAGCGCTTTCGCGCGTTCGAGCGTCTGATCGAGCATGATTCGCATCAGCGCAACAACGTGTCGTTCCTGCAGATCGCGCCGCCGACGCGCTCGGATGTCGACGCGTATCGCGACATCCGGCTGCAGCTCGAAGCGGAATCGGGCCGCATCAACGGCCGCTATGCCGAACTGGACTGGACGCCGATCCGCTATATCCATCGTCAGTACGAGCGGCCGGTGCTCGCGGCGCTGTTTCGCGAGGCCCATGTCGGCCTCGTCACGCCGCTGCGCGACGGCATGAATCTCGTCGCGAAGGAATATGTGTCGGCGCAGGATCCGGACGATCCCGGCGTGCTCGTGCTGTCGCAGTTCGCGGGCGCGGCGCGCGAGCTGACGGCGGCGCTGATCGTCAATCCGCTCGATATCGACGGCATGGCCGACGCGCTCGCCACCGCGCTCAAGATGCCGCTCGCCGAGCGCCGCGCACGCTACGACGAGATGATGCAGCAGCTTCGCGACAACAACGTCTCCGTCTGGCGCGACAACTTCCTGCGCGATCTCAAGGCGCGTTGA